Proteins encoded in a region of the Mucilaginibacter sabulilitoris genome:
- a CDS encoding sensor histidine kinase, with protein sequence MGKILVTAYLLFSSIIAFADKPDTVVINNNQSTLLTNRYFYELEDTNANLTINNVLNKEFYVIKNTLPTFKYTKSTTWLKFNIKNDSTAPFITISIAASVIDEFDLYYIDNTTTNIRHLVPDNAHNDQVTQNIMFINCPVLPGTSNTIYLRIKSSAPNVIPIKVYGTYAFLKSRNIENITTGVIIGVFIVMALYNLLLFFIVGDRSYIYYVCYILFFGLSQVLKRGYGGNLFTTDKTILNNYIIPLVRVLFGYSILLFISEFLQLKQNLKRWYKYYLLLYAIYSILLVAVLCGMVVTAYNLITISTCITSVSLLIIGAHLYFGNGFKPAKFFMLGWGIFLISILISVASNRGFIPYNNLTTEIVVYSSVLELILFSAALAEKINFYRFQKNESQNFALAVAKENERLITQQNILLENKVRERTNELIATNKNLSVSIDNLMSTQKQLIDNEKMASLGQLTAGVAHEINNPINFVSSNIAPLRLDFDELFVLLNKYDDALNNPEQSSLLSILNNYKQKIDINFIKEEITILLNGIEEGANRTAEIVNSLRAFSSTDEQILKTTDINKSILNNLLILRSTIPYYIEIKPVFDKLEPLHCYPGKINQLIINLINNSIYAIKAREHHSDESVMIITKDYADHISIEITDTGIGMSDETKQRIFEPFFTTKSIGEGTGLGLSIVFGIIEKHRGNIEVISSPGNGATFIVTLPKNLA encoded by the coding sequence ATGGGAAAAATATTAGTAACAGCATATTTATTATTCTCAAGCATTATAGCTTTTGCCGATAAGCCAGATACCGTTGTTATTAATAATAACCAATCCACTTTATTAACAAACAGGTATTTTTATGAACTGGAAGACACCAATGCCAACCTGACTATAAACAATGTTTTAAATAAAGAATTTTATGTAATTAAAAACACACTCCCAACCTTCAAATACACAAAATCAACAACATGGCTAAAATTTAACATTAAGAACGATAGTACAGCGCCCTTTATAACTATCAGTATCGCAGCCAGTGTTATAGATGAATTTGATTTATACTATATTGACAACACCACAACTAATATTCGTCACCTTGTTCCGGACAATGCACATAATGACCAGGTTACACAAAATATTATGTTTATAAACTGTCCTGTATTACCAGGAACATCAAATACCATTTATTTACGCATTAAAAGCAGCGCACCTAATGTAATACCCATAAAAGTTTATGGTACTTATGCCTTTTTGAAAAGCCGCAACATTGAGAATATTACTACAGGAGTAATAATAGGTGTGTTTATTGTAATGGCTTTGTATAACTTATTATTGTTTTTTATTGTTGGCGACCGTAGTTACATTTACTATGTATGCTATATCCTATTCTTTGGTTTATCTCAGGTACTTAAGCGTGGCTACGGGGGTAATTTATTTACCACAGACAAAACTATTTTAAATAACTATATTATACCTTTAGTAAGGGTATTATTCGGGTACTCCATATTACTGTTTATAAGTGAATTTTTACAGTTAAAACAAAATTTAAAGCGCTGGTATAAATATTATTTATTGCTGTACGCAATATACTCCATCTTACTGGTAGCCGTTTTATGTGGCATGGTGGTTACCGCATATAATTTAATTACCATAAGCACTTGTATAACATCTGTAAGTCTGCTCATCATTGGCGCCCATCTTTATTTTGGTAATGGCTTTAAACCTGCAAAGTTTTTCATGCTGGGCTGGGGAATTTTTTTAATAAGCATTCTGATTTCTGTAGCGAGCAATAGAGGCTTTATACCGTATAATAATTTAACAACCGAAATTGTGGTTTACAGTTCGGTTTTAGAACTGATACTGTTTTCTGCAGCACTTGCAGAAAAGATCAACTTTTACAGGTTTCAAAAAAACGAATCACAAAATTTCGCCCTTGCCGTGGCTAAAGAAAACGAACGTTTAATAACACAACAGAATATTTTATTAGAGAACAAAGTAAGAGAACGCACAAATGAACTAATCGCTACTAACAAGAACTTGTCTGTATCTATTGATAACCTAATGTCTACTCAAAAACAATTGATAGATAACGAAAAAATGGCGTCATTAGGCCAGCTTACTGCCGGGGTAGCTCATGAAATTAACAATCCCATTAACTTTGTAAGTTCAAATATTGCTCCCTTACGGCTTGATTTTGATGAATTGTTTGTCCTGTTGAATAAATATGACGACGCTTTGAACAATCCTGAGCAATCATCCTTGTTAAGTATCCTTAACAATTATAAACAGAAGATAGATATCAATTTTATAAAAGAAGAAATAACCATTTTACTTAATGGAATTGAAGAAGGGGCTAATCGCACTGCCGAAATTGTAAACAGCCTGCGTGCCTTTAGCAGTACTGATGAGCAGATATTAAAAACTACAGATATTAATAAGTCGATATTGAACAACCTGCTCATTTTAAGGAGTACCATTCCCTATTATATTGAAATTAAACCGGTTTTTGATAAACTGGAGCCTCTACATTGTTATCCCGGGAAAATTAATCAGTTAATTATTAACCTCATCAATAATAGCATATACGCTATAAAGGCCAGGGAGCACCACAGTGATGAAAGTGTTATGATCATTACAAAAGATTATGCAGACCATATTTCCATCGAAATTACCGATACGGGCATAGGCATGAGCGATGAAACAAAACAAAGGATATTTGAACCCTTTTTTACTACAAAAAGTATCGGCGAAGGTACCGGGTTGGGTCTTTCCATCGTGTTTGGTATTATTGAAAAGCACCGCGGTAATATCGAGGTTATTTCCTCACCTGGTAATGGCGCAACTTTCATAGTAACGCTACCAAAAAATTTAGCCTGA
- a CDS encoding response regulator, giving the protein MPVGVLYVDDEINNLNSFKAAFRRDFNIYTASSATEGRKILDVNEIGVIITDQRMPVTTGIEFLESILPVYPDTIRILLTGFSDINAVIDAINRGQVYKYLVKPWQNDELKIHIQNAIEIYNLRKENKELTYKLQIANMELETLAKAFK; this is encoded by the coding sequence ATGCCTGTAGGAGTGTTGTATGTTGACGATGAGATTAATAATTTAAATAGCTTTAAAGCGGCTTTCAGGAGGGACTTTAATATATATACAGCTTCCTCGGCCACCGAAGGGAGAAAAATTTTAGATGTTAATGAAATTGGCGTCATTATAACCGATCAACGGATGCCGGTAACTACCGGTATTGAGTTCTTAGAGTCAATTTTACCTGTGTATCCTGATACTATCAGGATATTATTAACTGGTTTTTCTGACATTAACGCGGTTATTGATGCAATTAACCGCGGCCAGGTTTATAAATACCTGGTAAAGCCATGGCAAAATGATGAGTTGAAAATTCACATCCAGAATGCCATTGAAATTTATAACCTACGTAAAGAGAATAAAGAGCTCACGTATAAATTACAAATAGCCAATATGGAACTGGAGACATTGGCTAAAGCTTTTAAGTAA
- a CDS encoding PorP/SprF family type IX secretion system membrane protein has product MRKTVYLIVFIACVQLVKAQQRPQYTQYIFNNYLLNPALTGIENYTDVKLGYRSQWTGLEGAPVTAYLSVNAPIGNNFIQGDATAFPASGGLNPSSRLYTQQYQASEPHHGIGLTIVSDKTGPITQTNIDATYAYHIGLTDRLNLAVGVSAGFSHNVLNLSQITTADPSDPIFNSLDNNQWKPDLGIGVWAYASDYFVGISAQQILPQNMYITSKANEYQNKTVPHYFLTGGVKLFLSDDVTLIPSVMLKYIKPVPTTYDLNMKLSFQDKFWVGGSYRHNDSFGALAGFNLSSFVNVGYSYDFTTSALNTVSNGTHEIVIGILLNNRYKVSSGGHSF; this is encoded by the coding sequence ATGAGAAAAACCGTATACCTTATTGTTTTTATTGCATGTGTACAATTGGTTAAAGCGCAACAAAGGCCTCAGTATACCCAGTATATATTTAATAATTACCTTTTGAACCCCGCGTTAACAGGTATTGAAAATTATACCGATGTAAAGTTGGGGTATCGCAGCCAGTGGACAGGCTTGGAAGGTGCACCGGTTACAGCTTATTTATCAGTAAATGCACCCATTGGCAATAATTTTATTCAGGGCGATGCTACTGCTTTCCCGGCCAGCGGGGGGCTCAATCCGTCGAGCAGGTTGTATACACAGCAATATCAGGCCTCCGAGCCGCATCACGGAATAGGTTTAACCATAGTATCTGACAAAACCGGGCCCATTACGCAAACAAATATCGATGCAACCTATGCCTATCATATTGGTTTAACCGACAGGTTAAATCTGGCCGTTGGCGTTTCTGCAGGTTTTAGTCATAATGTGTTGAACCTTTCGCAAATTACAACGGCCGACCCATCCGACCCTATATTTAACAGCCTGGATAATAACCAGTGGAAACCCGATTTGGGGATAGGCGTGTGGGCTTATGCCTCTGATTATTTTGTGGGTATTTCTGCTCAGCAAATATTACCGCAAAATATGTACATAACCAGTAAAGCAAATGAGTATCAAAATAAAACTGTACCACATTACTTTTTAACCGGGGGCGTTAAGCTTTTTTTATCAGACGATGTTACGCTTATACCGTCTGTAATGCTTAAATATATAAAGCCGGTACCTACAACTTATGATCTGAACATGAAATTGTCTTTTCAGGACAAGTTTTGGGTGGGTGGTTCTTATCGTCATAACGACTCATTTGGCGCTCTGGCGGGTTTTAATCTGAGTTCCTTTGTAAATGTGGGGTATTCTTATGATTTTACCACATCGGCATTAAATACCGTTAGTAACGGTACACACGAAATAGTTATTGGTATATTACTTAATAATCGTTATAAAGTAAGCAGCGGCGGACACTCGTTTTAG